The Dehalogenimonas sp. 4OHTPN genome window below encodes:
- a CDS encoding IPT/TIG domain-containing protein, translating to MRLKIFLRTLPIMLITALLGIGALAAPVGAAGTITQTITPTSGSPAITQVSIAGTGFAPGAYTILFNATVVNSGTIPAGGALNVTFVVPALPKGAYAVTVDDSSADPAVAAGTFTVNQTILTSVANAPIGATVTVNGYGFNPNVAVNVYFGALTTPVAQVTSLENTNGSFSKQFLVPQAPRANYFITATDAFTTPASANILFAVTPRITAISAETGGVGDTVTINGDGFTALGSVSFFFDSDTTTALTTVTANASGIIPATTITIPTAARGVHTIIVRDNTATAISVTRLYTINVSKITVSPTSGQVGTSVTISGNGFNSGGVIDFEFDGAAFTGVTSITAAANGTFTKTAVIIPTTSAGAHTITARVTSDPTVFANATFTVNSRIVITPTTGTAGTTVTITGSGFSPAGVMSFTYDATPLASSPATPTIQANGTFSAQVVIPGAAAATHTIYAVDGMGNVATASFISTITATLTPLTNTLEPGFVGQEITAAGTGFMPNSTVTIRLGNTPMGSVVANATGTFSIKFKIDAIPAGAYVIFISDGTTTKQFDYIMEGNAPAAPTLVTPARDAKAEQPVVFDWNDVSDPSGVTYTLEVALDSSFTKLALKKDGLTSSKYTMTEAEKLETVPKKAPYYWRVIARDGAGNVGAAGSAFTFTVGFSLEDIPMWAWITGGFFVVVIVGGLLYYFTRRRSMY from the coding sequence ATGAGACTGAAAATTTTCCTGCGGACTCTTCCCATCATGCTCATCACCGCCCTGCTGGGCATCGGCGCGCTGGCGGCGCCGGTGGGGGCGGCGGGAACAATCACCCAGACTATCACACCGACTTCAGGTTCACCCGCCATAACACAGGTAAGTATCGCCGGCACCGGCTTTGCGCCTGGCGCCTACACAATACTATTCAACGCAACGGTAGTTAATAGCGGCACGATACCAGCAGGCGGCGCGCTAAATGTGACATTCGTAGTGCCAGCCCTTCCAAAGGGGGCATATGCCGTCACTGTAGATGATTCATCAGCTGATCCAGCTGTCGCAGCAGGCACTTTTACCGTAAATCAAACTATATTAACTTCAGTTGCTAACGCTCCTATCGGTGCGACTGTAACGGTAAACGGTTACGGCTTCAATCCAAATGTTGCCGTTAACGTCTATTTTGGCGCATTGACAACTCCTGTTGCACAGGTAACTTCTTTAGAAAATACAAACGGAAGTTTCTCTAAACAATTCCTGGTGCCCCAGGCTCCACGCGCCAACTATTTCATCACAGCCACCGACGCTTTCACTACTCCAGCATCGGCAAATATTTTGTTTGCCGTCACCCCCCGTATCACTGCCATTTCTGCTGAGACCGGCGGTGTTGGCGACACTGTCACCATCAACGGCGACGGCTTCACCGCCCTGGGTTCAGTCAGCTTCTTCTTCGACAGCGACACCACCACCGCCCTGACCACGGTGACGGCCAACGCCTCCGGTATCATCCCGGCAACCACTATTACCATCCCCACCGCGGCCAGGGGTGTTCATACCATCATCGTCAGGGACAACACCGCCACCGCCATTTCGGTTACCCGGCTGTATACCATCAATGTGTCCAAGATCACCGTCAGCCCCACTTCAGGGCAGGTGGGGACATCGGTGACCATTTCAGGCAACGGCTTCAACTCCGGCGGGGTGATTGACTTCGAGTTCGACGGCGCGGCCTTCACCGGCGTCACCTCGATCACCGCGGCGGCCAACGGCACCTTTACCAAGACGGCGGTGATCATCCCGACAACTTCGGCCGGGGCGCATACCATCACCGCCAGGGTGACTTCGGATCCCACCGTGTTTGCCAACGCCACGTTTACGGTGAATTCAAGGATTGTCATCACGCCGACCACCGGCACCGCCGGGACGACGGTAACCATCACCGGCTCCGGCTTCTCCCCAGCCGGGGTCATGAGCTTCACCTACGACGCCACGCCGCTGGCCAGTTCCCCGGCAACACCGACCATCCAGGCTAACGGCACTTTCTCCGCCCAGGTAGTCATCCCCGGCGCCGCCGCCGCCACGCACACCATTTACGCCGTAGACGGTATGGGCAACGTGGCTACCGCCAGCTTCATCTCCACCATCACCGCAACTCTCACGCCCCTAACAAATACCTTAGAACCAGGCTTTGTCGGTCAGGAAATCACCGCGGCTGGTACTGGTTTCATGCCAAATTCGACTGTTACGATTCGATTGGGCAATACCCCAATGGGTTCAGTCGTAGCAAACGCCACCGGGACTTTTAGTATTAAGTTCAAAATTGACGCTATCCCAGCAGGAGCATACGTTATCTTTATCTCAGACGGCACCACAACCAAGCAATTTGACTATATCATGGAAGGCAACGCCCCGGCGGCGCCGACGCTGGTGACTCCGGCCAGGGATGCCAAAGCGGAGCAGCCGGTAGTCTTTGACTGGAACGATGTTTCCGACCCCTCCGGCGTTACCTACACACTGGAAGTGGCGCTGGATTCCAGCTTCACCAAACTGGCGCTTAAAAAGGACGGCCTGACATCATCCAAATATACAATGACCGAGGCTGAAAAACTGGAAACGGTGCCCAAGAAAGCCCCGTACTACTGGCGGGTCATCGCCAGGGACGGCGCGGGCAACGTCGGCGCCGCGGGATCGGCCTTCACCTTCACCGTCGGCTTCTCCCTTGAGGACATCCCGATGTGGGCCTGGATCACCGGCGGCTTCTTTGTCGTGGTGATCGTCGGCGGCCTGCTGTACTACTTCACCCGCCGCAGGTCAATGTACTAA
- a CDS encoding phage portal protein, whose protein sequence is MNNLSLSANNELDDRGRRYRGLLDFYRGKQWPAARREDRRLTFNYAAAVVDKLTAYLLSGLSVRAVALDESAQSKSRAGRAQCLLDKTRSGNFLDRLDYETEIDAAVLGDGCYRLGWDAVSASVRVTSPDVAAIEVGYSFDGVTAERVTHAYAVDKETARRAWDFDCLNPVVDVLETWTAAEYQVACGGEVVAGGLNPYGFIPFIVFPNLPRPKSPWGASDLENLIEVQRELNRSTSQLSRILELSGNPIAVLENVESSQDIAVSPGAVWHVPEEAKAYLLDLLQGGGAQLHLDYIELLFRVLHDLSEMPRAVFGGLGRDVSGVALELEMQPLLHRVWRKRLIRTGVYRRRAELMLALYSKYLGESFGGVGIEVTWAPVLPRDTAAAVAAEQALVQSGIHSRKRAMVGLGVDDPAKEFSDWLAERESILKMNRSNNLKAGESAV, encoded by the coding sequence ATGAATAATTTGAGCCTGTCGGCGAATAATGAATTGGATGACCGCGGGCGGCGTTACCGCGGCCTGCTGGACTTCTACCGCGGCAAGCAGTGGCCCGCTGCCCGGCGGGAGGACAGGAGGCTGACTTTCAATTACGCCGCGGCGGTGGTGGACAAACTGACCGCCTACCTTTTAAGCGGCCTGTCTGTCCGGGCTGTTGCCCTCGACGAGTCGGCACAGTCTAAAAGCCGCGCCGGGCGGGCGCAGTGCCTCCTCGACAAGACCCGCAGTGGCAATTTTCTCGACCGCCTGGACTATGAGACAGAAATCGATGCCGCGGTTTTGGGCGACGGCTGCTACCGGCTGGGCTGGGACGCCGTCTCGGCGTCGGTGCGCGTCACCTCGCCGGATGTTGCCGCTATCGAGGTCGGCTATAGCTTTGACGGCGTGACCGCCGAGCGGGTGACCCATGCCTACGCCGTAGATAAAGAGACGGCGCGCCGTGCCTGGGATTTCGACTGCCTTAACCCGGTGGTTGATGTCCTTGAGACCTGGACCGCCGCCGAATATCAGGTCGCCTGTGGCGGCGAGGTTGTCGCCGGCGGCTTGAATCCCTACGGCTTTATTCCCTTCATCGTTTTCCCCAACCTGCCGCGGCCAAAGTCACCGTGGGGCGCCTCAGACCTGGAGAACCTTATCGAGGTGCAGCGGGAACTGAACCGATCGACCAGCCAATTGTCGCGTATCCTCGAACTGTCGGGTAACCCCATTGCCGTCCTGGAGAACGTCGAATCATCGCAGGACATCGCCGTATCGCCCGGCGCGGTGTGGCACGTTCCCGAGGAAGCTAAGGCTTACCTGCTGGATCTGTTACAGGGCGGCGGCGCCCAGCTTCATCTGGATTACATTGAACTGCTGTTCCGCGTCCTGCATGACCTCTCGGAGATGCCGCGGGCGGTCTTCGGCGGCCTGGGGCGGGACGTCTCCGGCGTAGCGCTGGAACTGGAGATGCAGCCTCTGCTGCACCGCGTCTGGCGCAAAAGGCTCATCCGTACCGGCGTTTACCGCAGGCGCGCCGAGCTGATGCTGGCCCTGTATTCGAAGTACCTCGGTGAGAGCTTCGGCGGCGTCGGCATCGAGGTGACCTGGGCGCCGGTGCTGCCGCGGGACACGGCCGCTGCCGTGGCCGCCGAACAGGCGCTGGTCCAGTCCGGCATCCACTCCCGCAAACGGGCGATGGTTGGATTGGGCGTCGACGACCCGGCAAAGGAGTTTTCGGACTGGCTGGCCGAGCGTGAATCTATTTTGAAGATGAACCGGAGCAATAACCTGAAGGCGGGAGAGAGCGCGGTGTAG